One segment of Pandoraea pnomenusa DNA contains the following:
- a CDS encoding MFS transporter, giving the protein MSRITPAAQSGGGIAVSAPSASLPGAQDGATTASHAVHDMDLERQVVRKISRRLLGFLFVLFLFSFLDRINVGFAALTMSQDLGLTSTMFGMASTVFYLTYVLCGVPSNLMLVKFGARRWIGAILIAWGLASSATMFAHDATSLYLIRAIVGITEAGFLPGMLLYMGDWFPSAARARANAWFMIAMPVTSALGAAASGYLLRLDGVGGLAGWQWLFVLEGLPTVLLGVVTWWYLDDKPADARWLSHTEKRALDAMLARDRAAVVATRGHDARGQNTGMWRAILTPSVAKFALGYFCLVNTLSLASLWIPQIVKSFGTTSSNVTIGLLAAIPSVCTIAGMIWWGRRSDRLQERRWHLVLPMLFSAAGWVVTCFAPEPSVRLAGVAMASTGAYTAMAIFWTVPDRNLAPHTRALGLAVINAVGNLGSALSPIVVGALKDWTHSFTSGLLFAAASLLVGIAVLWFAPLGDARGR; this is encoded by the coding sequence ATGAGTCGTATCACCCCTGCCGCCCAGTCCGGCGGCGGCATCGCCGTATCTGCCCCTTCGGCATCGCTGCCCGGCGCCCAGGATGGCGCCACAACCGCCTCGCATGCCGTGCACGACATGGATCTCGAGCGCCAGGTGGTTCGCAAGATCTCGCGTCGCCTGCTCGGCTTCCTCTTCGTGCTTTTCCTGTTCTCGTTTCTCGATCGCATCAACGTCGGCTTCGCCGCCCTCACGATGAGTCAGGACCTCGGGCTCACCAGCACGATGTTCGGCATGGCATCGACCGTGTTCTATCTGACGTACGTACTTTGCGGCGTGCCGAGCAACCTGATGCTCGTGAAGTTCGGCGCGCGCCGCTGGATCGGGGCGATCCTGATTGCGTGGGGACTGGCGTCGAGCGCGACCATGTTCGCGCATGACGCCACGAGTCTCTATCTCATTCGCGCCATCGTCGGCATCACCGAGGCGGGCTTTCTACCGGGCATGTTGCTGTACATGGGCGACTGGTTCCCTTCGGCCGCCCGTGCGCGTGCGAACGCGTGGTTCATGATCGCCATGCCGGTGACGTCGGCGCTCGGCGCGGCGGCGTCGGGCTACCTGTTGCGCCTCGACGGCGTGGGCGGCCTTGCCGGCTGGCAGTGGCTGTTCGTGCTCGAAGGACTGCCGACGGTGTTGCTCGGCGTGGTGACCTGGTGGTATCTCGACGACAAACCCGCCGACGCACGCTGGCTGAGCCACACGGAGAAGCGCGCGCTCGACGCGATGCTGGCGCGCGATCGCGCCGCCGTCGTGGCCACGCGGGGGCACGACGCACGCGGGCAGAACACCGGCATGTGGCGCGCCATCCTCACGCCGAGCGTGGCGAAATTCGCGCTCGGGTATTTCTGTCTGGTCAACACGCTCTCGCTCGCCTCGCTGTGGATTCCGCAGATCGTGAAGAGCTTCGGCACGACCAGCAGCAACGTGACCATCGGCCTGCTCGCGGCGATTCCCTCCGTATGCACCATCGCCGGCATGATCTGGTGGGGCCGCCGCTCGGACCGCCTCCAGGAACGGCGCTGGCACCTCGTGCTGCCGATGCTGTTCTCCGCCGCCGGCTGGGTGGTGACGTGTTTCGCGCCGGAACCGTCGGTGCGACTCGCGGGCGTGGCGATGGCCTCGACGGGCGCCTACACGGCCATGGCGATCTTCTGGACCGTGCCCGATCGCAACCTCGCGCCGCACACGCGCGCGCTTGGGCTCGCCGTCATCAACGCCGTCGGCAATCTCGGTTCGGCGCTCAGCCCGATCGTCGTGGGCGCGCTCAAGGACTGGACGCATTCGTTCACCTCCGGCCTGCTGTTCGCCGCGGCCAGTCTGCTCGTGGGCATTGCCGTGCTGTGGTTCGCGCCGCTGGGGGACGCGCGCGGGCGCTGA
- a CDS encoding FAD-dependent monooxygenase: MHRPETTPRASLYHTYRVYPHYAPASLATGNATAADTDGNGTVPVTIVGGGPIGMVTALALARHGVRCVVLQAEQQVSEGSRAIVFTRRSQEILQAVGVADAVVAKGLPWTSGNSYYRGQRVFRMESPVDEDDRFAPLINLQQNVLESYLVDAIEREPLVEMRWGNKLVGLTQDANGVALRIDTPEGEYTQRTGWLVAADGARSTVRTALGLRFEGASYEGRFVIADIRIDLDLPTERLAYFAPDWNPGNTVLMHREPDGIWRVDYQLPASETSEHALEPETIRERINAQLDMMGLGGTPWELDWCSVYSARALTLPDYVHGRVLFAGDAAHLLPIFGVRGANTGFQDAIDLSWKLAAVARGAAPAELLASYTHDRVGAAREIISEAGKSTRFMTPPSHGFRLLRDAVLDLSLAHEFVRPLFHWRTSRAHDYRDSPLNSPDDDNATMPGGPGVGAPAPNLRLGENDYLYDHLGAAFHLLTFGDAPLDDVLRHEVATWRERGVPITVIALSGSLHAVAGADLTLRDANGHAAAKYGAADGTAYLVRPDHHICARWLRLDAARLATALAQATARA, from the coding sequence ATGCATCGACCAGAGACCACCCCGCGCGCGTCGCTTTATCACACGTATCGCGTCTATCCCCACTATGCTCCGGCGTCCCTCGCGACGGGCAACGCCACAGCGGCCGACACCGACGGGAACGGTACCGTCCCCGTCACGATCGTCGGCGGCGGCCCGATCGGCATGGTCACGGCACTCGCGCTTGCACGTCACGGCGTGCGCTGCGTGGTGTTGCAGGCCGAGCAGCAAGTCTCGGAAGGCAGCCGCGCCATCGTCTTCACGCGCCGCTCGCAGGAGATTCTGCAGGCGGTGGGCGTGGCCGACGCCGTGGTGGCCAAGGGACTGCCGTGGACCAGCGGCAATTCGTACTATCGCGGCCAGCGCGTGTTCCGCATGGAATCGCCAGTCGACGAGGACGACCGTTTCGCACCGCTCATCAACCTCCAACAGAACGTGCTCGAGAGCTACCTGGTCGACGCCATCGAGCGCGAACCGCTCGTCGAGATGCGCTGGGGCAACAAGCTCGTCGGACTCACGCAGGACGCGAACGGCGTCGCGCTGCGGATCGACACGCCCGAGGGCGAATATACGCAGCGCACCGGCTGGCTGGTGGCTGCCGACGGTGCGCGCTCGACCGTGCGCACGGCACTGGGCCTGCGCTTCGAAGGGGCGAGCTACGAAGGCCGTTTCGTCATTGCCGACATTCGCATCGACCTCGATCTGCCGACCGAGCGCCTGGCCTACTTCGCGCCGGACTGGAACCCGGGCAATACGGTGCTCATGCATCGCGAGCCCGACGGCATCTGGCGCGTGGACTACCAGTTGCCGGCGTCCGAGACGTCGGAGCACGCGCTCGAGCCCGAGACCATCCGCGAGCGCATCAACGCACAACTCGACATGATGGGACTGGGCGGCACGCCCTGGGAGCTCGACTGGTGCTCGGTGTATTCGGCTCGCGCGCTCACGCTGCCCGACTACGTGCATGGCCGCGTGCTGTTTGCGGGCGATGCGGCGCACCTGCTGCCGATCTTCGGCGTACGCGGCGCCAACACCGGGTTTCAGGACGCCATCGATCTGTCGTGGAAGCTCGCCGCCGTGGCGCGAGGCGCCGCCCCGGCCGAACTCCTGGCGTCGTACACGCACGATCGCGTGGGCGCCGCGCGCGAGATCATCTCGGAAGCGGGCAAGAGCACGCGCTTCATGACGCCGCCGTCGCATGGCTTTCGTCTGCTGCGCGACGCCGTGCTCGATCTCTCGCTGGCGCACGAATTCGTCCGCCCCCTGTTTCACTGGCGCACGTCGCGCGCGCATGACTACCGCGACTCGCCGCTCAACAGTCCCGACGACGACAACGCCACGATGCCTGGCGGCCCAGGCGTGGGTGCCCCGGCGCCGAATCTGCGGCTCGGCGAAAACGACTACCTGTATGACCACCTTGGCGCCGCCTTCCATCTGCTGACGTTCGGCGACGCGCCGCTCGACGACGTGCTGCGCCATGAAGTCGCCACCTGGCGCGAACGCGGCGTACCGATCACGGTCATCGCACTTTCCGGCTCGCTCCACGCCGTGGCCGGCGCCGACCTCACGTTGCGCGATGCGAACGGGCACGCCGCCGCCAAATATGGCGCGGCCGACGGCACGGCATACCTCGTGCGTCCCGATCACCACATTTGTGCCCGCTGGCTGCGCCTGGACGCCGCGCGCCTCGCCACCGCCCTCGCTCAGGCGACGGCACGCGCGTGA